In one Salvelinus fontinalis isolate EN_2023a chromosome 16, ASM2944872v1, whole genome shotgun sequence genomic region, the following are encoded:
- the LOC129812509 gene encoding photoreceptor cilium actin regulator-like, which produces MGCSPSKGNNFPGQGTFRSGRTLLPGGQESQGKSQSNDGGSGGSSGTGDTDGETWERGSGESRLAGQNYSVQKEAPSTPQKKRPSLTELVPEGVILDRKVVTQETGPHVKEKQGDSQDMADKKGGRKPKKNGKGIKPTKKKEKEKKSPLVEQKVDFPEPLVKAHQAVYAYLNPSISKYEILLRLLEQATQTQVSVQPMVTFMAMRYEEINRRLEEMADEGERLLKDNGEHLAWPSPMKNLSSFPPLTSGSTNVESSPDLLQQLLQYTTQRMQNVGQSVGGIGNSALEEAAEYFSSVSELLEEKLKAKRNVETRLMQLLTRIEAASLRTTGPEDSALFSEDSGIGAESESLAGSERIHRESCEYTATNQTTPYSPIGSNAPLVRQGAPRRKFTKKVSPSNSLNSIDSACTRMGKEQKDTESLLGSAFLDGGEEDDNDEEGEEEGEGGRKQSNSLPSDPNQQPNRLVPRRIENPQNVEMTLKMKDAISGRIRFVPSQCDSAKTKPTDSPKTSRRQWTEGEERSPKRPQTAAPVQRAIKKTPVPKEGRSQSVESLRSKGEDPTLLELERTQRDLSQRLERMSKGRMEENAKTGPTKQNPGYTAKSLASKRLQSTLRKNNNTFPIQDKAGLTKCSSWEQGASKDMEEENEKKDKTTTKGLLKATLPPSPPLSPRLSSGLYQGRNSVKRLIDTFSQGVEEPKQEASKMLGPIEGVRKCGVLVMPGVGDIEAILSSGVSSCRTDDLDVQSLPPPPLEVLMDNSFEGAQILTVSDVDDGVASRGRSPIPKRAMASQKLRASMQSVTLLPSRGNLPQRSSSMPPVRTVRQDTSASSRVSHNEPQLEVNPETEEAATLYKQSRKVIHLRHSSESSMKKGQAVPRWPSPNRAASGCSQSDDSSFKTVPPTSTVSIQPPTTLPVSRARILPSTPSTPTGLHRRFPSPPTFRTLSTLPSSTSPPVIRKLPTPPSLQRRLPSPPASRHVMNPNSSSSGSTHSFKAPSPPASPRVQRWKRENNSDDSTPRSSAISQLISNARSVFCPASPSLFEAQPYSVPQYPQTWASTGGHVVPRPWGDRGRLPMSVRGPQPFIRRSHSDQRPSLSLPPRATIVSFAETCGSEPAINTQGLEDGPTRDDKSWDSKSDLRWNARSASHPDLCIVGQGLTL; this is translated from the coding sequence ATGGGCTGTTCCCCGTCTAAAGGTAACAATTTTCCGGGTCAGGGCACCTTTAGGAGCGGAAGGACACTACTACCAGGGGGCCAAGAGAGTCAAGGGAAGTCCCAGTCTAATGATGGAGGGAGTGGAGGCTCCTCCGGAACAGGAGACACTGATGGAGAGACttgggagagaggaagtggggaGAGTAGACTGGCTGGTCAGAACTACTCTGTTCAGAAGGAAGCACCTTCAACCCCACAGAAAAAGAGACCCTCCCTGACCGAGTTGGTTCCAGAGGGGGTCATCCTTGACAGAAAAGTGGTGACTCAAGAGACAGGGCCACATGTAAAAGAGAAACAAGGAGATAGTCAAGACATGGCTGACAAAAAGGGTGGACGAAAACCAAAGAAAAATGGCAAAGGAATCAAACCGACcaaaaagaaagagaaggagaaaaaaTCTCCCCTCGTGGAGCAGAAAGTAGATTTTCCGGAACCTTTAGTGAAAGCCCACCAGGCTGTGTATGCCTATTTAAACCCAAGCATCAGCAAATATGAGATTCTGCTGCGGCTCCTGGAGCAGGCGACCCAAACCCAGGTGTCTGTGCAGCCAATGGTGACCTTCATGGCTATGCGCTACGAGGAAATCAACCGACGGCTAGAGGAAATGGCAGACGAGGGTGAAAGGCTTCTGAAGGACAATGGGGAGCATCTCGCCTGGCCAAGCCCAATGAAAAACCTATCCAGTTTCCCCCCCCTCACGTCTGGATCCACCAATGTTGAGTCTTCACCAGACCTCTTGCAGCAGCTACTTCAGTATACTACTCAAAGGATGCAAAATGTGGGCCAGTCTGTGGGTGGCATTGGGAACTCTGCCTTAGAGGAGGCGGCTGAGTACTTCAGCTCTGTCTCTGAGCTGCTGGAAGAGAAATTAAAAGCTAAGCGTAATGTGGAGACAAGACTGATGCAGTTGCTGACTCGCATTGAGGCTGCCTCACTCCGTACAACCGGACCAGAGGACTCTGCATTGTTCAGTGAGGACAGTGGAATTGGGGCCGAGAGCGAGTCACTAGCTGGGTCTGAAAGAATTCACCGTGAAAGCTGTGAGTACACTGCGACCAACCAAACCACTCCTTACAGTCCCATTGGCAGCAATGCTCCCCTAGTCCGGCAAGGGGCACCAAGGCGAAAGTTTACCAAGAAAGTGAGTCCAAGCAACTCCCTAAACTCCATAGACTCGGCCTGCACCAGAATGGGTAAAGAGCAGAAAGACACAGAGTCACTATTAGGATCTGCCTTTTTAGATGGTGGTGAGGAGGATGACAATgatgaggagggggaagaggagggagaaggtgGCAGGAAGCAATCTAACTCCTTACCATCTGATCCTAACCAGCAACCTAATCGCCTGGTTCCCAGGCGCATAGAGAACCCTCAAAACGTGGAAATGACCCTGAAAATGAAAGATGCCATAAGTGGTCGGATTAGATTTGTTCCCTCACAATGTGACAGTGCCAAAACTAAACCAACAGATAGCCCCAAGACCAGCAGGCGCCAGTGGACAGAGGGGGAGGAGCGATCACCAAAAAGGCCCCAAACAGCAGCCCCTGTACAGAGGGCAATTAAAAAGACCCCTGTTCCCAAAGAGGGCCGTTCACAGTCTGTAGAATCCCTCCGCAGCAAAGGTGAAGATCCAACATTGCTTGAACTAGAGAGGACACAGAGGGATCTGAGTCAGAGGCTAGAGAGGATGAGCAAAGGCAGGATGGAAGAGAATGCCAAGACAGGTCCCACTAAACAGAACCCAGGATATACTGCAAAGTCCCTGGCATCCAAACGTCTACAATCCACCCTGCGGAAGAACAACAACACTTTTCCAATTCAGGACAAGGCAGGGCTTACTAAGTGTAGCTCCTGGGAACAGGGGGCAAGCAAGGACATGGAggaggaaaatgaaaagaaagacAAGACAACCACCAAGGGGCTGTTGAAAGCCACCCTACCTCCTAGCCCTCCACTGTCACCTCGTCTGTCCTCAGGGCTGTACCAGGGAAGGAATTCTGTCAAAAGGCTGATTGACACCTTCAGCCAGGGGGTGGAAGAGCCCAAACAAGAGGCCTCCAAAATGTTAGGGCCAATCGAAGGTGTTCGAAAGTGTGGGGTCCTTGTTATGCCTGGAGTAGGTGACATCGAGGCCATACTAAGCAGTGGGGTCAGCAGTTGTAGGACAGATGACTTAGACGTACAAAGTCTGCCACCCCCTCCTCTTGAGGTCCtgatggacaattcctttgaaggTGCACAAATCCTCACAGTAAGCGATGTAGACGATGGGGTTGCAAGTAGGGGCCGATCCCCTATTCCCAAGAGGGCTATGGCATCTCAGAAGCTGCGTGCTTCCATGCAGTCTGTGACATTGCTACCCAGCAGAGGCAACCTGCCCCAGCGCTCGAGCAGCATGCCCCCtgtccggactgtacggcaggaTACCTCTGCTAGTTCCAGGGTTAGCCACAATGAGCCTCAGCTGGAGGTAAACCCAGAGACAGAGGAGGCGGCCACTCTCTACAAGCAATCCAGAAAAGTAATCCACTTGCGGCACTCCTCAGAGTCTTCGATGAAGAAAGGTCAGGCTGTGCCCAGGTGGCCCTCTCCCAATCGAGCTGCATCGGGATGTAGTCAAAGCGATGACAGCTCCTTTAAGACAGTGCCTCCCACTTCAACCGTCAGTATCCAACCACCTACCACCCTGCCTGTATCTAGAGCTCGAATACTGCCTTCCACACCTTCAACCCCAACCGGCTTGCATCGAAGATTCCCCAGTCCCCCCACCTTCAGAACGCTGTCTACGCTTCCATCCTCAACCAGCCCTCCGGTCATTCGCAAACTTCCCACCCCACCATCACTTCAGAGAAGACTCCCAAGCCCACCTGCCTCAAGACATGTAATGAACCCAAACTCCAGCTCTTCTGGCTCCACACATTCTTTCAAGGCACCCTCACCACCAGCGTCCCCTAGGGTACAAAGATGGAAACGAGAGAACAACAGCGACGACTCCACCCCAAGGTCTTCAGCTATCTCTCAGTTAATCAGTAACGCTCGCTCTGTTTTCTGCCCGGCCTCGCCCTCACTGTTTGAGGCCCAGCCTTATTCCGTACCCCAGTACCCACAGACTTGGGCCTCCACCGGTGGCCATGTTGTCCCACGTCCTTGGGGAGATCGTGGCAGGCTGCCTATGTCCGTGCGAGGGCCACAGCCTTTCATCCGACGCAGCCACTCAGACCAGAGGCCCAGTCTAAGCCTACCGCCCAGGGCAACCATCGTCTCATTCGCAGAGACTTGTGGGAGTGAGCCAGCCATCAACACACAAGG